CTTAAATTTTTCATAATTATTGCTCATAAATAAATATGTAGATCGAATAAAGTTGTCCATGGTAAATAATTTACTAGTAAAATGTTCAATTAGTTCACGTAGCTTGAAAGAGTTAAATACATAATTTGTATGGATGAGAATGTTTAGGACAATAATCGATTATTTCGTTAAGATAGATTTGTGTTGATCAACAGCATCATTATGTTTCTGAGACTCGGCAATTTCTATGAATGACCTCTCTAAGATATAATTGTCCTCACTCTCTTCTATTTCAAGGCTAAAAAGACAATCTGAACTTTGAAAATTGCGAAGTTGGTTCTTTTTTAAAAGATACATCTCTGAGCAGTTCATGCTCAGCAGTAGTTGTCTGGCATTTACAGTTATATGCTTGTTTATTACATTTTCCTTGTGGAAATGATCAAAGAGAGCCTAAGTAAGTTTTGATTTTCCGGTGGAACTTGCGCCAATAACTGTTATTTTCATCGTAGTATAAACTAGTTATAACGTGAATAAATATAATTGTAAAAATAAACAAAATTCTATCAAAAAAACAAAATGTATCTAAGACCAAGTAAGATTAGCACGAAACTTTTCGTTTTATTTTCTACATGACTGTTGCTTGGAAATACAGCCCGTTGATACCTAGTTGGAGTCTCTTTGGGGTCTTACTGTTAACTTATTTCTTATGACTATAAAAGCACAATCAATGTAATCATTTTAATAGTATTTTTAAACTATCTACGCTCGTTTTTATAAATTTATCAAATTTCATAAAATCCATTTTGCCTTTATAGTTTTCTATTTGCTCAATTAGTTCCTTTATCGCGGGAGTTGTAACAATTGGTTTTATTAATGCAATCAATTCTTTATATTTATCTTGACAGAGTGCGAATTGCAATTTACTAGATATATCAGAATCATTAAATGCAAGGACGGCTATATTTGCTTGAAAAGAAGAGAACTTTGAGATTAATTCCAAATATATGGGCTGCGCATCAACTGCTACTCCATTTCCATTCGTAAGGAAAGATTCAACCAGAATGTAGACATATTTCTTATTAAGTGCTTTTGGTACTTTAGGTGGATCTCCAATCAGCCGGAAAAGTTGCCTTGCGAATGTTGGCTCATTGTAAAAGTTGTTAATTCCTCTATGGGCTGAACCTAGATTTTGGATGGCTGTTTCGATATCGACTGCTCGTAAATCCTCAGGAATGTAGCTTTCAGCGTTTACCAGTTGTAAAAATTCAATAGCGAGTTTTTTTTCATGTTGGTCATTATTGGCCACGAAATTTCCATATTTGAGGCCAAATGCATATTTGGTATTTTCATCTACACGATCCCATAATAATGGAAGCAATTTATTGATATTTTGTAAAGTTGTGCTGTCTGTATCTGGTTTTGTATAAATACCAAATAAGCCAGATGCAAGATTATTGATCTGTTCTTGCATAAGATTAGTAAAAAAAACTGCTATTTGATGAGCCTCCATTGTGGAAATGGACGTAGATTTTATACTACCAAGTAATTTTTTAATTTCTATTGTTATATTCGACATTGGTAAAGAAATTACTTCTTTAACACACGTCTCAAGCCAAGAAATTAGTTGTAATCCTGTTATCTGATTTTGATTGGGGTGAGCGGCGCTTGCCCAATTTCTCATAAAATTAATATACTCGAGATGCTTAAACCCAAGCTCCGATATCAGACCGATTTCTTTTGAACCTTTTATTAAATCATAGTCGTCAACTTTGGATAAGTCATTCTCATCCTTCAATCTTTTCCTTTTTTCGCCGGTAACAGCATTGTCATAAAAATATTCTAAGTCGTATTGAACTACCCTCTTTCTTATCTGTAAAATTGTCTCATCCCATAAATAATTAAGGGCAGCATCGAAAAGACCAGATGCCACCGCTGCTATAAATTTGGAAAGGTATAATGATTGGCTTTTTTCGATAAGATCTATTTTGACAATCACCCCCTCGAGATTATTGAAAACGACTATTCTTTGTGACACATCAACAAATATACCCTCTGAGGGCAAGTTGTTTTGCTCTAAAAATTTTATAAGTCCTCCTTCGAAATTACGAAGTTGAATATCATAATTTTTGGTCTGCGATACTTGAATTTTGTTTTTATTGGCCATAGTCTCTTCCTTTTTTGATTTCAAGTTAAAAGAGCAGTTTTTTTGAATAACATGCTTATCGTATAAGTACTGCCTCAAATTCAACTGTCAGAATATTCTTTGCGTTCCTAAAAAAAACTACAAAAAAATGCTAAACATCAGGTTTTTAACTCCTTTTTCTTATTTCCTGTCCCTTACTATTTTCCTTGCTGTCGAATTTCAAGTCATCACATCTATACTAAAAATAAAATAGTTTTGGCGAAGCTTTCTGTCTAATCTTCCATTCTGGCTTCACCCGGCAATGTTGCCCGTATGGTGTTCTTAAGTTCTTGTGAAAATTGTTCCAAACCCTTGGGTGTGTTTTCCCATAAAACGGTTAAATGATGATTTGTGTCAAAGTGGGTGGATTTTTCTTTATCATTAAATACGATTTTTTCGCAAATGTAAATCACAGGTAATCCCAAACCTTCAGCATAGCCGGCTTCCCAGTATGCACCGTTATTTCCATGGGTAAGATCTGATATCAAAAACTTCGACCTTCTTATCTCAACCCTTAATTTATCATCAATTAATCCGGCTCTTTTTTCTTCATCAAGTTTCCTAATTTTAAATCCTGTTTGCGCCACGGCTGGTTTAATTACATCATTAAAAATGGTATTCAGGGGTTCTTCCCCGAATTTCATCGCCATAAACGCCAATCGGCTGTTTTTATTGGAGCGTTGCAACTCATCATAATAATCCCACCCGGCAAATGTTAAACCAATACATAAAGGACCTGTCAATTGCATGTCAGTAAGATATCCACTTGAACGGAGATGATCGACAACATACAAAACACCTTTAGAATCAGTCGTTCCAAGGATGGATTCTGCTTCTTCCCATTGAATTTCAAGCAACTCAGAAGTTTTTTTAAGATTATCACCCAACCAGAGAATTAAATTATTGGCTTGTTCTTTTGGCTTGGGTTCAACAAAAGGCTCTAATAATTTGTTTAAGACTCCAGAATCGATGTAGACAAATTGGTTGTTTGGCAATTGATGGTGTTTAATCCAATAGCTTAATGCCTGTGTTTTTGTATTTAGCTCACTGTTATCAAAAATAACTGCTGCTATACGTGTTATCTCATATTGGCCGCATTTATAACAAATAACCCTAAATTTATCTCTTCCCGATAACTCCTCTGTTTTAACTTCTAACTTACAAATTGGACATCGACTTTTTTCATTATAATTCATCATATTCACTCTCCCCACACCTTAGCTATTTTGGCTTTTATTTTTTCCTCGAAAATAGGAATCAATTTTTTGTTTGAATTAATGAGTAATCGTTCAGCATCAATAGAGTTTGCAATCTCTTTTTGAACTTCAAATGTGGGTTTCGGGATTTTTATCTTTGAAAAGTAATCCCAGGTTACCCGAGGTAGTTGTGATCCTTTTAAACCCTTTAAAACTTCTCGATTAAATTCATCACTCCTCAGATAGAAGTTGTAAAATCGGATATCAGATTCATAATTCAAAGGCGTAAGAACAAAAATATCTGTTGAGCAAATTCCGTCAAAATCTGCGAGCCAAACTTTGTTTAGATTTGGCCGTAACTTTCCATAAAGAATTTGGTATTTTGAAAAACAAATTTTTGTACTTTTAACCTCATTGAAATTGACTGAAGTTGTTCCAATTAACTCTCCTGTGTTCTTAGAAATATTTTCTAGCCCAACATACTTTACGGTACCACTATGGAACTGAGGTTCAATAGTCAAAGATTCTTTTTTTAGTATTTCTCCCAACTCCACCATTTCCCAGCTCGGGTCAATTTCTATTTGAGGTTTATAGTTTTCTACGACTTGGCGGGCACCATCAATTATTTTTTGCCAACCTTCTATCTCAGCAACTATTTCCTTTTGTATTTCGAGTGGTGGGAGTGGGATTTGGAAATTTGCTACAAAATCCCTGTTTACTCCTCGAACACCAATACCCTGAGCACTAGCATCTATTTGATTTGAAATATGAGAAGAAATTGCATATAAGTATCTCCCATCCAATAAGCCATTCGGAATCAGTGCAGTTAAATCCTGATTGATTGCATAATCGTCGTTAGCGTACGCATATTTGCCAACTGAGACTCTTGTAATGAGAATTACTGAACCCTTGGGTGCAATTTTGGAAGATGACTCAACTAAGGCTTTCTCTGTAATTAATTCAAAGCCAGTAACTCGCATCAGATCACTAATATGTTTGGAAGAAATCCATTTTATTGTCCCTTTTCCCCAATATTCACTATTCTGCTTTGAGGGTGTACCGCCTCCGACAATATCACATGTTTCACCGATTCTAACTAATGGGAAATGACTGATTATTTGTAATTGTGGTTTATACCTTTCTCCACCCAAGCCCCATTCGCCATTTCCACCGACCTTTTCTTTTGTTGCAAGCACCATGTTTATGTAAGAATCTGCATCAAACTCTGTATGATTAAGAATGCTTTGTGCAAAATCTTTAACTGCATTCGCGACAGTCGGGAGTTCACTTTTATCATTTGCAAGTCTTTGTGCACCAAGGTCGAAGCCGTCATTTTCCACTTTTGCAAAGAGAATTTTATCTGTCCTTTTCGCAAGTGTTTTATCCATCAGCAAAATGGAAGTTTTTACTCCACTGTATGGATTGAACACTCCTGCGGGTAAAGAAATAACCGCGTATAAATAATTTTCGACCAGCATCTTTCTTAAGCTTTTATATGCGGTTCCGGATTGGAAAATAATTCCTTCCGGCACGATGACCGCTGCTCTTCCGTTAGGTGTCAGGTGTTCTGCGATGTAATCAACAAATAAAACCTCACTGCGACTGCTTTCAACCGAAAACCTTTTGTGTGGTTTAATTCCTCCTTTTGGAGACATAAATGGAGGATTTGCGAGGATAATATCGGAATGTTCGTTCCACTTCTCTTCACTTGTTAGAGTGTCATATTCGGAAATTTTAGGATCCGCAAATCCGTGCAGATAAAGATTTACAAGTGACAGCCTTACCATATCAGGAGAAATATCGTATCCTTTTATATTTAAAGCAAGTCGAGTTCTTTCATCGGGAGTTAATTTATCACCGCGGTATCGTTCGCTGTTAATCTCGCCAAAGGAGAAGTCATTTTGTCCTTCTGAATTAAAATTACTTGAGTTGCTTTTAACGATATGTTTATACGATGAGATCAGGAAACCCGCCGTTCCACATGCCGGGTCTAATATGGTTTCGTTCTTTTTTGGATCAACCAGATACACCATAAAATCTATGATATGCCTTGGGGTTCTGAATTGCCCCGCGTCTCCCTGGCTTCCAAGCACGGAAAGAAGATATTCAAATGCATCTCCCAATCTTTCCGAGTGATCGTAGTTAAATTCGTCTATGGTTTTAAGAAAACTTTTGAGGGTTTGTGGGTCGCGGTAGGGGAGATAAGCATTTTTAAAGATATCCCTGAAAAGTTGTGGAATATTTGGATTTATGTTGAGCTTTTGTATTGCCTCTGAGTACAGAGTTAAAACTTCAAAACCACCCATACCCTGAGCCATAAGTTTTTTCCAACCGTACTGCTCATATTCACCCGAGAAGAATTTCCGCTCTCCGCCGAGTTCCTCGGCTTCTGCGTCCATGTCATCCATAAATTTATAAATAAGCGCAATCGTGATTTGCTCCACCTGGGACTTTGGGTCAGGCACTTTTCCTACCAAAATATCTCTTGCCGTATCGATGCGGCGTTTAGTTTCGTTATCTAACATTCTTTCCTCTTTACATAAATTGGTTGAGAGAAATATAATCTTTAATGTAATTTGGAATTATATTTCTCCAAGCAGGCGGAATAGCCTTATAATCCTTCATTGAAAAATTTGGGGTAACATTAAGATCGGTAAAACGCCTATTGTCAATGATATCACGGATTTTACTGTCCGTTGCGTAAGCCTTAAAAAAATACTTCATTGCGACGATATGCGCTGGGTCATCCGGTTTACGGTCGATGATGAACTTTTCAAACTCCTCGTCAAGAAGCTGATCTTTTGATTTGAAATAAGGAATCAGCCCGTAAATCTTCTCCAGTATCTCCCGGATAGTAATTCTTCTGTCAACGCCGACTGATTTTCTCAGTTTTCCGATGGTAAAATATTCTTCAGGTTTATCAAAAATATTTTCGTTCATATAATCAATAACTCTGTCCCAGTTACCGGTTGCTATATTCTCCCGGATGAATTCATCTTGTACGACTTTCTGCTCGAACTGATCAAAGAACATCCGGTCAATTTTCATGCCGTTATATCCAATTTCCTCTTCTTCCATAAGAACTAAAAAGTCGGCTTTTTTATAATCATATCCCGAAGCAGGTACCGGAGGCTCTTGAGTGTCACCGCTGTTACTGCCCAATGTTGGCAGTTTGAGTATTTCATCATAATTGAATTTTTCTTCAAAATACTCACAGTTGGCGAAAAAATCGAATAACTTAAATCTGGTTTTCTCCGGATTTTTTATTAGAGGCTTCATATCCTCATCAAAAAGCAATTCTGTGAAATTGTGCTTTCTCGTCCCCCGGCCCTTTATCTGGATAAAATCAGTTGGAGAAAATATTGGTCGCATCAAGCAGATGTTAAGTATATCCGAGCAGTCATAACCTGTCGTCATCATTCCAACGGTGACACAAACCCTGGTCTTGCTCGTCTTATATTCCTGCAGAAAATTCCTGTTACCGCTAAGGTTGTTATTTGCAAAATTGAGAGTATGCTGTTGGGCATTTTGAACCTGTGATGTTACCTGCAAAGCAAAATCGGAATTATATTTATTCGGGAACATTGTTTCAGCCACTTCGTTCAGAGCCTGCGTCAGTTTTGCCGCATGGTTTTGACTCACTGCAAAAACTATCGTCTTTCCAATCTCGCCGCTGATTGGATCCTTCAGAGCATTATTGATAAAAGTTTTACAAAAAAGTCTATTGGTTGCTTCACTAAAAAACTTCTTTTCAAAATCCTTGGAAAAATAGATTTCCTCTTCCTCATCGTTATTCTCGTTCGTTTTAATTTGAACAGAATATCCACTATCGGACAGAAGTTCGGTTGTAACGGTTGTTCTTGCATCCACAACAACAGGGCTGATTAAAAAACCATCCTTTACACCGTCTATCAACGAATAACGAAAAGTAGGCTGACCACTTTCACATCCGAATGTTCTGTAGGTATCAAGCAAAATTCTTCGTTCAACATCACGGGGGTCGTTCTCACGATCAATCTTTTTTAGATAATCTTTTGGGGTCGCGGTTAGCCCAAGTTTATATCCGATAAAATACTCAAACAATGCTCTCGCATTTCCACCGATGGAACGGTGCGCTTCATCAGAAATTACCAAATCAAAATCGGTGGGGGAGAAGAGCTTAAGGAATTTATTGTTAAACAAAAGGGATTGTACGGT
The nucleotide sequence above comes from Ignavibacteria bacterium. Encoded proteins:
- a CDS encoding N-6 DNA methylase, translated to MLDNETKRRIDTARDILVGKVPDPKSQVEQITIALIYKFMDDMDAEAEELGGERKFFSGEYEQYGWKKLMAQGMGGFEVLTLYSEAIQKLNINPNIPQLFRDIFKNAYLPYRDPQTLKSFLKTIDEFNYDHSERLGDAFEYLLSVLGSQGDAGQFRTPRHIIDFMVYLVDPKKNETILDPACGTAGFLISSYKHIVKSNSSNFNSEGQNDFSFGEINSERYRGDKLTPDERTRLALNIKGYDISPDMVRLSLVNLYLHGFADPKISEYDTLTSEEKWNEHSDIILANPPFMSPKGGIKPHKRFSVESSRSEVLFVDYIAEHLTPNGRAAVIVPEGIIFQSGTAYKSLRKMLVENYLYAVISLPAGVFNPYSGVKTSILLMDKTLAKRTDKILFAKVENDGFDLGAQRLANDKSELPTVANAVKDFAQSILNHTEFDADSYINMVLATKEKVGGNGEWGLGGERYKPQLQIISHFPLVRIGETCDIVGGGTPSKQNSEYWGKGTIKWISSKHISDLMRVTGFELITEKALVESSSKIAPKGSVILITRVSVGKYAYANDDYAINQDLTALIPNGLLDGRYLYAISSHISNQIDASAQGIGVRGVNRDFVANFQIPLPPLEIQKEIVAEIEGWQKIIDGARQVVENYKPQIEIDPSWEMVELGEILKKESLTIEPQFHSGTVKYVGLENISKNTGELIGTTSVNFNEVKSTKICFSKYQILYGKLRPNLNKVWLADFDGICSTDIFVLTPLNYESDIRFYNFYLRSDEFNREVLKGLKGSQLPRVTWDYFSKIKIPKPTFEVQKEIANSIDAERLLINSNKKLIPIFEEKIKAKIAKVWGE
- a CDS encoding DEAD/DEAH box helicase family protein — its product is MSVKEAKARIKINSLLEEAGWRFFDSKNGPANIIVENNVKLTQETINEFGENFEKSKNGFIDFLLLDKKGFPLVVLEAKSEEKNPLVGKEQARRYAKAQNCRFVILSNGNLHYFWDLQHGNPSVITKFPQQNSLDSYKDFQPDPSKLTEEPVNRDYIVLTQMPNYSLDPGWLDESTKGRFIETNKLKFLRDYQLKAVHSIQHSVKGGNTRFLFEMATGTGKTLIAGAVIKMFLRTSNAKRVLFLVDRLELEDQANKAFNNYLKNDFKSIIFKENRDDWRKAEIVVTTVQSLLFNNKFLKLFSPTDFDLVISDEAHRSIGGNARALFEYFIGYKLGLTATPKDYLKKIDRENDPRDVERRILLDTYRTFGCESGQPTFRYSLIDGVKDGFLISPVVVDARTTVTTELLSDSGYSVQIKTNENNDEEEEIYFSKDFEKKFFSEATNRLFCKTFINNALKDPISGEIGKTIVFAVSQNHAAKLTQALNEVAETMFPNKYNSDFALQVTSQVQNAQQHTLNFANNNLSGNRNFLQEYKTSKTRVCVTVGMMTTGYDCSDILNICLMRPIFSPTDFIQIKGRGTRKHNFTELLFDEDMKPLIKNPEKTRFKLFDFFANCEYFEEKFNYDEILKLPTLGSNSGDTQEPPVPASGYDYKKADFLVLMEEEEIGYNGMKIDRMFFDQFEQKVVQDEFIRENIATGNWDRVIDYMNENIFDKPEEYFTIGKLRKSVGVDRRITIREILEKIYGLIPYFKSKDQLLDEEFEKFIIDRKPDDPAHIVAMKYFFKAYATDSKIRDIIDNRRFTDLNVTPNFSMKDYKAIPPAWRNIIPNYIKDYISLNQFM